A genome region from Ralstonia solanacearum K60 includes the following:
- a CDS encoding bifunctional glycoside hydrolase 114/ polysaccharide deacetylase family protein produces MLEWLAALGAAAAVAMPCWALAQQGPGAAGEEKPPAQATTADAPNIAWFYGDKPPVAQLRAFDAVVVEPDHGFDPSRAKTPTTQWFAYVSVGEVAPERRWYKELPKAWLAGSNAAWASHVIDQSQPQWPAFYVDRVIAPLWDKGYRGFFLDTLDSYQLVAKDDAARAAQEAGMVRVIRAIKARYPEAKLIFNRGFEILPQVHDLAYAVAFESLYRAWDQGNKQYREVNDADRAWLMGQARKIQDEYHLPVISIDYCPPADRACARETAKRIKAQGLIPYVTDPALSTIGVGRIEVLPRKVMILQDRAPGTDIDTSEGVRFLAMPLNFLGYDVGYADLNQPLPADVPPDRYAGVVVWVNSGPVRQAAALASWVRQRIHDGVRIAFMNELGLPADSSVTDMLGMQLVRGHATGPLSVVSQDRIVGFEMAPRPDRRAAQPIRVGANGQSLLRLKSGDFEFDAAAITAWGGYVLSPYAVFSLGTIEQSRWVIQPLEFLRRALALPDMPVPDVTTENGRRLMMVHVDGDGFASRAEFPGPEYSGEVLMKEVWERYGIPTTLSVIEGEVGPGGLYPKLTPRLEAIARKMFALPYVELGTHTYSHPFKWGRTLPGAPAKDQGGGGDAAFALTIPGYQFNLEREIGGSIRYINARLAPPDKRVKIIQWSGDCRPPELAVRMAWDAGVVNINGGDTTITRSSPSWTEIAALGIDKGPGAYQVFAPNQNENVYTNDWTGPYYGFDRLIETLQMTDTPYRFKPINLYYHMYSGTKLASVKALKTVYDYALSQPVLPVYATEYVAKVLDFRDMAVARDGEAWIVRGNGDLRELRWMAPGTLRLADARGVAGYGKAAGGIYIHLDGGAARFAMSTDAPTAQPPYLAEAAAFVQRLERSGNGISFDAGGYYKPFVRLANAGACSIQVDGRPARTARAQDNTVRVDLAGGGAQSVTYQRVDVVC; encoded by the coding sequence GTGTTGGAATGGCTGGCCGCGCTGGGCGCGGCGGCGGCCGTTGCAATGCCTTGCTGGGCGCTGGCCCAGCAGGGGCCGGGCGCGGCCGGCGAGGAGAAGCCGCCCGCTCAAGCCACCACCGCGGACGCACCGAACATTGCCTGGTTCTACGGTGACAAGCCTCCCGTGGCGCAGTTGCGCGCCTTCGATGCGGTCGTGGTCGAACCGGACCACGGCTTCGATCCGTCACGCGCCAAGACCCCCACGACACAGTGGTTCGCCTACGTGAGCGTAGGCGAGGTCGCGCCAGAGCGACGCTGGTACAAGGAACTGCCCAAGGCCTGGCTGGCGGGCAGCAATGCGGCGTGGGCCTCGCACGTGATCGACCAGTCCCAGCCGCAGTGGCCCGCGTTCTACGTCGACCGTGTCATCGCGCCGCTGTGGGACAAGGGCTATCGCGGCTTCTTCCTCGATACCCTCGATTCGTACCAGCTGGTCGCCAAGGACGATGCCGCGCGGGCGGCGCAGGAGGCCGGCATGGTGCGGGTGATCCGCGCCATCAAGGCGCGCTATCCGGAGGCGAAGCTGATCTTCAATCGCGGCTTCGAGATCCTGCCGCAGGTGCACGATCTGGCGTACGCGGTGGCCTTCGAGTCGCTGTACCGCGCCTGGGACCAGGGCAACAAGCAGTACCGGGAGGTCAACGACGCCGACCGCGCGTGGCTGATGGGTCAGGCGCGCAAGATCCAGGACGAATACCACCTGCCGGTCATTTCCATCGACTATTGCCCGCCGGCCGACCGCGCCTGCGCGCGCGAGACCGCCAAGCGCATCAAGGCGCAGGGGCTGATCCCGTATGTGACCGATCCGGCGCTGTCGACGATCGGGGTCGGGCGCATCGAGGTGCTGCCGCGCAAAGTAATGATCCTGCAGGACCGCGCCCCGGGCACCGACATCGACACCAGCGAGGGCGTGCGCTTTCTGGCCATGCCCCTCAACTTCCTCGGCTACGACGTCGGCTACGCCGACCTCAACCAGCCGTTGCCGGCCGACGTGCCGCCCGACCGCTATGCCGGCGTGGTGGTGTGGGTCAATTCGGGTCCGGTCAGGCAGGCGGCGGCGCTGGCGTCCTGGGTGCGACAGCGCATCCACGACGGCGTGCGCATCGCCTTCATGAACGAGCTCGGCCTGCCGGCGGACAGCAGCGTGACCGACATGCTCGGCATGCAACTGGTGCGCGGCCACGCCACCGGGCCGCTGTCAGTGGTGTCGCAGGACCGGATCGTCGGCTTCGAGATGGCGCCCCGGCCGGACCGGCGCGCCGCACAGCCGATCCGCGTGGGCGCGAACGGGCAGTCGCTGCTGCGCCTGAAGTCGGGCGATTTCGAATTCGACGCCGCCGCCATCACGGCATGGGGCGGTTACGTGCTCAGCCCATACGCGGTATTTTCGCTGGGCACGATCGAGCAGTCGCGCTGGGTGATCCAGCCGCTCGAATTCCTGCGCCGGGCGCTGGCGCTGCCGGACATGCCGGTTCCGGATGTGACGACCGAGAACGGCCGGCGCTTGATGATGGTCCACGTGGACGGCGACGGTTTCGCCTCGCGTGCTGAGTTTCCCGGCCCCGAGTATTCCGGCGAGGTGCTGATGAAGGAGGTCTGGGAGCGGTATGGCATCCCGACCACGCTGTCGGTCATCGAGGGCGAGGTGGGCCCCGGCGGCCTGTACCCCAAGCTCACGCCGCGCCTGGAGGCGATCGCCCGGAAGATGTTCGCGCTGCCCTACGTCGAGCTTGGCACGCATACCTATTCGCACCCCTTCAAGTGGGGCCGCACGCTCCCGGGCGCACCCGCCAAAGACCAGGGGGGCGGGGGCGACGCCGCCTTCGCGCTGACCATCCCCGGCTACCAGTTCAACCTGGAGCGGGAGATCGGCGGCTCCATCCGCTATATCAACGCGCGGCTGGCGCCGCCGGACAAGCGGGTCAAGATCATTCAATGGTCGGGCGACTGCCGGCCGCCGGAGCTCGCGGTGCGCATGGCGTGGGACGCTGGCGTGGTCAACATCAACGGCGGCGATACCACCATCACCCGCAGCTCGCCGTCGTGGACCGAGATCGCGGCGCTGGGCATCGACAAGGGGCCCGGCGCCTACCAGGTCTTCGCCCCCAATCAGAACGAGAACGTTTATACCAATGATTGGACCGGTCCATACTATGGCTTCGATCGCCTGATCGAAACGCTGCAGATGACCGATACGCCCTATCGCTTCAAGCCGATCAACCTCTACTACCACATGTATTCGGGCACCAAGCTTGCGTCCGTCAAGGCGTTGAAGACGGTCTACGACTACGCGCTGTCGCAGCCGGTGCTGCCCGTCTACGCGACCGAATACGTGGCCAAGGTGCTGGATTTCCGCGACATGGCCGTCGCCCGCGACGGCGAGGCCTGGATCGTGCGCGGCAACGGCGACCTGCGCGAGCTGCGCTGGATGGCGCCGGGCACGCTCCGCCTGGCCGATGCGCGCGGCGTGGCGGGCTATGGCAAGGCGGCCGGCGGGATCTACATCCACCTCGACGGCGGCGCGGCGCGCTTTGCCATGTCGACCGACGCACCGACCGCCCAGCCGCCGTACCTGGCGGAAGCCGCGGCCTTCGTGCAGCGGCTGGAGCGCAGCGGTAACGGCATCTCCTTCGACGCGGGCGGCTACTACAAGCCGTTCGTGCGGCTTGCCAATGCCGGCGCGTGCAGCATCCAGGTCGACGGCCGGCCGGCCCGCACGGCCCGCGCGCAGGACAACACGGTGCGCGTGGACCTGGCCGGCGGCGGCGCGCAGAGCGTGACTTACCAGCGTGTCGATGTGGTCTGCTGA